One window of the Euzebya sp. genome contains the following:
- a CDS encoding FAD-binding oxidoreductase gives MQDRAADAIAELTRTLPTGRLLTDPDVLASYRHDRAPDLPAGTPAAVVRARTTGEVQTVMRTAHRHRVPVVPRGAGAGLHGGSNAIDGGIVLSVEHMTSVLDVDPVDRLCTVEPGIMNLALKQQLAVDGLWYPPDPASMAFCSIGGNVATNAGGLCCVKYGVTRDWVAGLEVVMADGTLVTTGAKTIKSVAGYDLTSLFVGSEGTLGVVTRAILRVRPLPPPASTLVAFFDSLADAGTAVAAICAGEPPALCEIMDRSTIGAVNDFQRMDLDTDAAALLLIQSDLAGPARSEHVTAIEAACNANGASYIARTDDPDEGEALLQARRMALPAVEQRGVALLEDVGVPRSRVPALIEATERIAAERGIEIYSYGHAGDGNMHPTLCWAADDADEHARSMLAFDDILTAALELGGTTTGEHGVGLLKDGWLEREVGPASLAVQRQIKQALDPEGILNPGKMALGARAPFAAAGDRTAAV, from the coding sequence ATGCAGGACCGAGCCGCTGACGCGATCGCCGAGCTGACCAGGACCCTGCCGACGGGCCGCCTGCTCACCGACCCGGACGTCCTGGCGAGCTACCGCCACGACCGGGCGCCGGACCTGCCCGCCGGCACCCCCGCGGCGGTGGTCAGGGCGCGCACCACCGGCGAGGTCCAGACCGTCATGCGCACGGCCCACCGCCACCGCGTCCCGGTCGTGCCCCGCGGCGCCGGCGCCGGCCTGCACGGCGGGTCGAACGCGATCGACGGCGGCATCGTCCTGAGCGTCGAGCACATGACGTCGGTCCTCGACGTCGACCCGGTCGACCGGCTGTGCACCGTCGAGCCGGGGATCATGAACCTCGCGCTCAAGCAGCAACTGGCCGTCGACGGGCTGTGGTACCCGCCGGACCCCGCCTCGATGGCGTTCTGCTCGATCGGCGGGAACGTCGCGACGAACGCCGGCGGGCTGTGCTGCGTCAAGTACGGCGTGACCCGCGACTGGGTCGCCGGGCTCGAGGTCGTCATGGCCGACGGGACGCTCGTGACGACGGGCGCGAAGACGATCAAGTCCGTCGCCGGCTACGACCTGACGTCGCTGTTCGTGGGGTCCGAGGGGACCCTCGGCGTGGTCACCAGGGCCATCCTGCGGGTCCGGCCCCTCCCCCCGCCCGCCTCGACGCTGGTGGCGTTCTTCGACTCCCTGGCCGATGCGGGCACCGCCGTGGCGGCCATCTGCGCCGGCGAGCCGCCTGCCCTGTGCGAGATCATGGACCGGTCGACCATCGGGGCCGTCAACGACTTCCAGCGCATGGACCTCGACACCGACGCGGCGGCGCTGCTCCTGATCCAGAGCGACCTGGCGGGACCCGCCCGCAGCGAGCACGTCACGGCGATCGAGGCCGCGTGCAACGCGAACGGGGCGTCCTACATCGCCCGGACCGACGACCCAGACGAGGGTGAGGCGCTGCTGCAGGCCCGGCGCATGGCGCTGCCGGCCGTCGAGCAGCGCGGGGTGGCCCTGCTCGAGGACGTCGGCGTGCCCCGCTCCCGCGTCCCCGCCCTGATCGAGGCGACCGAGCGCATCGCCGCCGAGCGGGGGATCGAGATCTACTCCTACGGCCACGCCGGTGACGGCAACATGCACCCGACCCTGTGCTGGGCGGCCGACGACGCCGACGAGCACGCCCGCTCGATGCTCGCGTTCGACGACATCCTCACCGCGGCGCTCGAGCTCGGCGGCACCACCACGGGCGAGCACGGCGTCGGCTTGCTGAAGGACGGCTGGCTCGAGCGGGAGGTCGGTCCGGCCTCCCTCGCGGTGCAGCGCCAGATCAAGCAGGCGCTCGACCCCGAGGGGATCCTCAACCCCGGCAAGATGGCGCTCGGCGCGCGTGCGCCGTTCGCCGCCGCCGGTGACCGCACGGCCGCTGTGTAG
- the tyrS gene encoding tyrosine--tRNA ligase encodes MSTPNPLDTLIARGFVQDVTDADGLRAALDAGQVTFYYGMDPTAASLHAGNLIGLMAMSWLQRAGHRPIALAGGGTGRIGDPSGRDTERQVLDDATLEANLAGIRRDIERFVDLERGVLVDNHDWLGQLDLMGFLRDVGKVISVNQMLARESVRRRLESRDQGLTFTEFCYQLLQAYDFAHLHAAEGCTLQIGGSDQWGNITAGTDLVRRLHDAQAFGLVWPLLTTASGAKFGKSAGNAVWLDADMTSPYAYYQYWINAADDDVERFLKLFTFLDLDEIADVMAAHAEAPHRRTAQRRLAEEATRIVHGEEGVADAVRATEVLFGDEPFTGLGDAVLAEAFAGAPSVDVPAGALADGMTVAELMTTAGAAKSSSEARRLVGQGGVRLNNVVVDDATRPVADADRTTPSTLVLRVGKKRYHLVRVTDA; translated from the coding sequence ATGTCGACCCCGAACCCGCTGGACACCCTCATCGCCCGCGGCTTCGTGCAGGACGTCACCGACGCCGACGGCCTGCGCGCCGCACTCGACGCCGGCCAGGTCACCTTCTACTACGGCATGGACCCGACGGCGGCGTCCCTCCACGCCGGCAACCTGATCGGCCTCATGGCGATGAGCTGGCTGCAGCGCGCCGGGCACCGCCCGATCGCCCTGGCCGGCGGGGGGACCGGGCGCATCGGGGACCCGTCGGGTCGGGACACCGAGCGGCAGGTCCTCGACGACGCGACGCTCGAGGCCAACCTCGCCGGGATCCGCCGGGACATCGAGCGGTTCGTCGACCTCGAGCGCGGGGTGCTGGTCGACAACCACGACTGGCTCGGCCAGCTCGACCTGATGGGCTTCCTCCGCGACGTCGGCAAGGTCATCAGCGTCAACCAGATGCTCGCCCGCGAGTCGGTCCGCCGGCGCCTCGAGTCCCGCGACCAGGGGCTCACCTTCACCGAGTTCTGCTACCAGCTCCTGCAGGCCTACGACTTCGCCCACCTCCACGCCGCGGAGGGCTGCACCCTGCAGATCGGCGGCAGCGACCAGTGGGGCAACATCACCGCCGGCACCGACCTGGTCCGCCGCCTCCACGACGCCCAGGCGTTCGGGCTGGTGTGGCCGCTGCTCACCACCGCGAGCGGGGCGAAGTTCGGCAAGTCGGCCGGCAACGCGGTGTGGCTCGACGCCGACATGACCTCGCCGTACGCGTACTACCAGTACTGGATCAACGCGGCGGACGACGACGTGGAGCGGTTCCTCAAGCTGTTCACGTTCCTCGACCTCGACGAGATCGCCGACGTCATGGCGGCCCACGCCGAGGCCCCCCACCGCCGGACGGCCCAGCGGCGCCTGGCGGAGGAGGCGACCCGCATCGTCCACGGGGAGGAGGGGGTGGCCGACGCCGTCCGCGCCACCGAGGTGCTGTTCGGCGACGAGCCGTTCACGGGGTTGGGCGATGCCGTCCTCGCCGAGGCCTTCGCCGGCGCGCCGAGCGTCGACGTGCCGGCCGGTGCGCTGGCCGACGGCATGACCGTCGCCGAGCTGATGACCACCGCCGGCGCGGCCAAGTCGTCCAGCGAGGCCCGGCGGCTGGTCGGCCAGGGCGGCGTGCGGCTCAACAACGTCGTGGTGGACGACGCGACCCGGCCGGTCGCCGACGCCGATCGCACGACCCCCTCCACCCTGGTCCTGCGGGTCGGCAAGAAGCGGTACCACCTGGTCCGCGTCACCGACGCCTGA
- a CDS encoding AMP-binding protein has product MFGLPPLSARDVTAGLAGLARAGVIRPLLPTPSLVGLLLELPLVRPNLGLAVAYQAHTQPDAVAIIDEGGMVTWGELDRRVTRLANVLGDHSEPGGVVAFLLRNGREAVECYAAGGRAGLAPAPLNTWSTASEIARILHMQRPAVLVCDAEFRAVAERALRLLDDPPVLLGVGPDGEYEQALAAASTSAPFARGTSKVVIHTSGTTGAPKGAERTVGLSQAGALLGFVAKVPLRRGHRVMVLPPLFHAFGSGMAAAACLIGATLVLPRTVDPATFERDVRVHDVTAAVMVPIMVRQVLDHPEPASPSPLRIVLTSGSALAASLRDEAQRRWGEIVYDLYGSTEAGWVAISTPTDFRERRGTVGRPGPGMRVEVLDEHGERLGPGEVGALHVSTGMEFSGYTGADGHRGAWDIGDLGFVDADGYLYVTGRRDEMIISGGENIYPSEVEEAIAGHPAVVEAAVIGMDDETYGQVLWAYVAGDVEPEELRTWLRERLSRVKVPKRVVVVDALPRTATGKVLKRQLVQSEHPSRG; this is encoded by the coding sequence ATGTTCGGCCTGCCGCCACTCTCCGCCCGGGACGTGACCGCCGGCCTGGCCGGTCTGGCGCGGGCGGGGGTCATCCGCCCGCTGCTGCCCACGCCGTCGCTCGTGGGGCTGCTGCTGGAGCTGCCGCTGGTGCGCCCGAACCTCGGCCTGGCCGTGGCCTACCAGGCCCACACCCAACCGGACGCGGTCGCGATCATCGACGAGGGTGGGATGGTGACCTGGGGGGAGCTCGACCGCCGGGTGACCCGCCTGGCCAACGTGCTCGGCGACCACTCCGAACCGGGCGGCGTCGTCGCGTTCCTGCTGCGCAACGGTCGGGAGGCGGTCGAGTGCTACGCCGCCGGCGGCCGGGCCGGGCTCGCGCCCGCCCCGTTGAACACCTGGTCGACGGCCAGCGAGATCGCGCGGATCCTGCACATGCAGCGCCCCGCGGTGCTGGTCTGCGACGCGGAGTTCCGCGCCGTCGCCGAGCGGGCGCTCCGGCTGCTCGACGACCCGCCGGTCCTGCTGGGCGTGGGACCGGACGGGGAGTACGAGCAGGCGCTCGCGGCGGCGTCGACCAGCGCGCCGTTCGCCCGGGGCACCTCGAAGGTGGTGATCCACACCTCGGGCACGACCGGGGCGCCGAAGGGGGCCGAGCGGACCGTCGGGCTGTCCCAGGCCGGCGCGCTGCTCGGCTTCGTCGCCAAGGTGCCGTTGCGGCGGGGCCACCGGGTCATGGTCCTGCCACCCCTGTTCCACGCGTTCGGGAGCGGCATGGCCGCGGCGGCCTGCCTGATCGGCGCGACCCTCGTCCTGCCCCGGACGGTCGACCCGGCGACGTTCGAGCGCGACGTCCGGGTGCACGACGTCACCGCGGCCGTGATGGTGCCGATCATGGTCCGCCAGGTGCTCGACCACCCCGAGCCGGCCTCGCCGTCGCCCCTGCGGATCGTGCTGACCAGCGGATCGGCGCTCGCGGCGTCCCTGCGCGACGAGGCGCAGCGCCGCTGGGGCGAGATCGTGTACGACCTGTACGGCTCGACCGAGGCCGGGTGGGTGGCGATCTCGACGCCGACGGACTTCCGCGAGCGGCGCGGCACGGTCGGCCGGCCGGGCCCGGGGATGCGGGTGGAGGTGCTCGACGAGCACGGGGAGCGGCTCGGCCCGGGCGAGGTCGGGGCGCTGCACGTGTCGACCGGCATGGAGTTCAGCGGCTACACCGGCGCGGACGGCCACCGTGGCGCGTGGGACATCGGGGACCTCGGCTTCGTCGACGCCGACGGGTACCTCTACGTGACCGGACGGCGCGACGAGATGATCATCTCGGGGGGCGAGAACATCTACCCCTCCGAGGTCGAGGAGGCCATCGCCGGCCACCCGGCGGTCGTCGAGGCGGCGGTCATCGGCATGGACGACGAGACCTACGGCCAGGTCCTGTGGGCCTACGTCGCGGGGGACGTCGAGCCGGAGGAGCTGCGGACCTGGCTGCGCGAGCGCCTCTCCCGGGTCAAGGTCCCCAAGCGGGTCGTCGTGGTCGACGCGCTGCCGCGGACCGCGACGGGGAAGGTGCTGAAGCGCCAGCTGGTCCAGTCCGAGCACCCCTCCCGGGGGTAG
- a CDS encoding CoA-acylating methylmalonate-semialdehyde dehydrogenase: MTTTIPHWIGGRAVVSASGRTAPVHNPATGRQTGTVGLADDAEVDAAVASALVAAASWRDTSLAARTEIMFRFRDLVDAHRDDLAATLTAEHGKVLSDAAGEVARGLENIEFACGLAHLLKGEHSEQVSGGVDVHSVRHPLGVMAGITPFNFPAMVPLWMFPTAIACGNAFVLKPSEKDPSVTLLLARLLAEAGLPDGVLTVVQGDRVAADRLLAHPDVAAVSFVGSTPVARSVYATAAAAGKRVQALGGAKNHMVVMPDADLDVAADAAVSAAYGSAGERCMAISVVVAVGDAADPLVAGIDARIDGIVVGDGTDPATGMGPLITAAHRDRVAGYVAAGEAEGATVVRDGRGGVPAEGFFLAPSLLDDVTPEMSVYRDEIFGPVLCVLRAPTYADAVALVNANPWGNGAAIFTRDGGAARRFGRDVTAGMVGVNVPIPVPVASYSFGGWDASLFGDLAIYGPDGIRFCTRQKVITSRWPAEPSAVDLGFPRTR; this comes from the coding sequence GTGACCACGACCATCCCGCACTGGATCGGCGGCCGCGCGGTCGTGTCCGCGTCGGGCCGGACCGCCCCGGTGCACAACCCGGCCACGGGTCGCCAGACCGGCACGGTCGGCCTGGCCGACGACGCCGAGGTCGACGCGGCGGTCGCATCCGCGCTGGTCGCCGCCGCGAGCTGGCGCGACACGTCCCTCGCCGCCCGCACCGAGATCATGTTCCGCTTCCGCGACCTGGTGGACGCCCACCGCGACGACCTCGCCGCGACCCTCACCGCCGAGCACGGCAAGGTCCTGTCCGACGCCGCCGGCGAGGTGGCGCGCGGCCTCGAGAACATCGAGTTCGCCTGCGGGCTCGCGCACCTGCTGAAGGGGGAGCACTCCGAGCAGGTCTCCGGCGGCGTCGACGTGCACTCGGTCCGCCACCCGCTCGGGGTGATGGCCGGGATCACGCCGTTCAACTTCCCGGCGATGGTGCCGCTGTGGATGTTCCCGACCGCGATCGCCTGCGGGAACGCCTTCGTCCTGAAGCCCTCGGAGAAGGACCCGTCGGTCACGCTCCTCCTCGCGCGGCTGCTCGCCGAGGCGGGGCTGCCGGACGGCGTGCTGACCGTCGTCCAGGGGGACCGGGTCGCTGCCGACCGGTTGCTCGCCCACCCCGACGTGGCGGCGGTCAGCTTCGTCGGGTCGACCCCGGTGGCCCGGTCGGTCTACGCCACCGCCGCGGCCGCCGGCAAGCGGGTGCAGGCCCTCGGCGGGGCGAAGAACCACATGGTGGTCATGCCCGACGCGGACCTCGACGTGGCTGCGGACGCGGCGGTCAGCGCCGCCTACGGCTCGGCGGGCGAGCGGTGCATGGCGATCAGCGTCGTCGTGGCCGTGGGCGACGCAGCGGACCCCTTGGTCGCCGGGATCGACGCGCGGATCGACGGGATCGTCGTCGGCGACGGCACCGACCCCGCCACCGGCATGGGCCCGCTGATCACCGCCGCGCACCGCGACCGCGTGGCCGGCTACGTCGCCGCGGGCGAGGCCGAGGGCGCCACCGTCGTCCGCGACGGCCGGGGAGGCGTGCCGGCCGAGGGGTTCTTCCTCGCCCCGAGCCTCCTGGACGACGTCACCCCGGAGATGTCGGTCTACCGCGACGAGATCTTCGGGCCCGTGCTGTGCGTCCTCCGCGCTCCGACCTACGCCGACGCCGTCGCCCTCGTCAACGCGAACCCGTGGGGCAACGGCGCGGCGATCTTCACCCGCGACGGCGGCGCGGCGCGCCGCTTCGGCCGCGACGTCACCGCCGGCATGGTGGGTGTGAACGTCCCCATCCCCGTCCCGGTCGCCAGCTACTCCTTCGGGGGGTGGGACGCGTCGCTGTTCGGCGACCTCGCGATCTACGGCCCCGACGGCATCCGGTTCTGCACCCGCCAGAAGGTCATCACGTCCCGCTGGCCGGCCGAGCCGTCGGCGGTCGACCTCGGGTTCCCCCGCACCCGCTGA
- a CDS encoding aconitate hydratase has product MARNVTQKLIDAHLVSGEMRAGEEIAIAVDQTLTQDATGTMVMLELEAMDLDRAKTDVSVQYVDHNLLQTDSRNPDDHLFLRSACRRFGLWYSKAGNGISHAVHMQRFGTPGATMLGSDSHTPAAGSLGMLAIGVGGLEVAMAIAGEPLTIRMPEVWGVELTGELPPWVSAKDVILEMLRRHDVDGGVGRIVEYHGPGLATLSAMDRHVIANMGAELGATTTVFPADDEIRRFLTSQQRGDDFREVVADAGADYDVTEHIDLSELEPLIAKPTSPGNVVPVREVAGAEIAQVVIGSSANPGLRDYAVPAMVARGRQAHDRVSFDVNPSSRQTLENLGEMDLLMPLIHAGARLHQSGCLGCIGMGQAPATDTISLRTFPRNFPGRSGTAEDQVYLCSPETAVASALTGEITDPRDLPERLGIEYPTYAEPEDLSINTDMLVPPLDPEEALAEELDKGPNISTLPIFDGIPDRLEVPVLLKVGDDISTDEIMPAGQSVLPFRSNIPKISEFVYYQVDDTYVSRAQEAGDHVIVGGDNYGQGSSREHAAIAPRYLGLRAVIAKGYARIHWQNLANFGVLALEFADDADYDRLEQGQTLTVEGLHDQLPSGEVTATVEGREVRLTHRLSERQIEMLLEGGLVNVFRRQPDHSDADSEPLAHGERR; this is encoded by the coding sequence ATGGCGCGGAACGTGACCCAGAAGCTGATCGACGCCCACCTCGTGTCCGGCGAGATGCGGGCGGGGGAGGAGATCGCGATCGCCGTCGACCAGACCCTGACCCAGGACGCGACCGGGACGATGGTGATGCTCGAGCTCGAGGCGATGGACCTCGATCGCGCCAAGACCGACGTGAGCGTGCAGTACGTCGACCACAACCTGCTGCAGACCGACAGCCGCAACCCCGACGACCACCTGTTCCTGCGCAGCGCCTGCCGCCGCTTCGGCCTGTGGTACTCGAAGGCGGGCAACGGGATCAGCCACGCCGTCCACATGCAGCGCTTCGGCACGCCGGGCGCGACGATGCTCGGGTCGGACTCCCACACCCCGGCCGCCGGGTCCCTCGGCATGCTGGCCATCGGCGTGGGCGGGCTCGAGGTGGCGATGGCGATCGCCGGGGAGCCGCTCACCATCCGCATGCCCGAGGTGTGGGGGGTCGAGCTGACCGGCGAGCTGCCGCCGTGGGTCAGCGCGAAGGACGTGATCCTCGAGATGCTCCGACGCCACGACGTCGACGGCGGCGTCGGGCGGATCGTCGAGTACCACGGGCCCGGCCTCGCGACCCTCAGCGCGATGGACCGCCACGTGATCGCGAACATGGGCGCCGAGCTCGGCGCGACCACGACGGTGTTCCCCGCCGACGACGAGATCCGGCGGTTCCTCACCTCCCAGCAGCGCGGCGACGACTTCCGGGAGGTCGTCGCCGACGCCGGGGCGGACTACGACGTCACCGAGCACATCGACCTGTCCGAGCTCGAGCCGCTGATCGCCAAGCCGACCAGCCCCGGCAACGTCGTGCCGGTCCGCGAGGTCGCCGGCGCGGAGATCGCCCAGGTCGTCATCGGCTCCTCGGCCAACCCCGGCCTGCGGGACTACGCCGTCCCGGCGATGGTCGCCCGCGGCCGCCAGGCCCACGACCGGGTCAGCTTCGACGTCAACCCCTCCAGCCGCCAGACCCTCGAGAACCTCGGCGAGATGGACCTGCTGATGCCGCTGATCCACGCCGGCGCGCGGCTGCACCAGTCCGGCTGCCTCGGCTGCATCGGCATGGGCCAGGCGCCGGCGACCGACACGATCAGCCTGCGGACCTTCCCCCGGAACTTCCCCGGCCGGTCCGGCACGGCGGAGGACCAGGTCTACCTGTGCAGCCCCGAGACCGCGGTCGCCTCGGCGCTGACGGGGGAGATCACCGACCCGCGCGACCTGCCCGAGCGGCTCGGGATCGAGTACCCGACGTACGCCGAGCCGGAGGACCTGTCGATCAACACCGACATGCTCGTGCCGCCCCTCGACCCCGAGGAGGCGCTGGCCGAGGAGCTCGACAAGGGACCCAACATCTCGACCCTGCCGATCTTCGACGGGATCCCGGACCGCCTCGAGGTGCCGGTGCTCCTGAAGGTCGGCGACGACATCTCCACGGACGAGATCATGCCGGCCGGCCAGAGCGTCCTGCCGTTCCGCTCGAACATCCCGAAGATCAGCGAGTTCGTCTACTACCAGGTCGACGACACCTACGTGTCACGCGCCCAGGAGGCCGGCGACCACGTGATCGTCGGCGGCGACAACTACGGGCAGGGCTCCTCGCGCGAGCACGCGGCGATCGCCCCCCGCTACCTGGGCCTGCGCGCGGTCATCGCCAAGGGGTACGCGCGGATCCACTGGCAGAACCTCGCCAACTTCGGGGTGCTCGCCCTCGAGTTCGCCGACGACGCGGACTACGACCGGCTCGAGCAGGGCCAGACGCTCACCGTCGAGGGGCTGCACGACCAGCTTCCGTCGGGGGAGGTGACCGCCACGGTGGAGGGCCGTGAGGTGCGCCTGACCCACCGGCTGAGCGAGCGCCAGATCGAGATGCTCCTCGAGGGCGGGCTGGTGAACGTGTTCCGCCGCCAGCCGGACCACTCCGACGCCGACTCCGAGCCGCTGGCCCACGGCGAGCGCCGCTGA
- a CDS encoding aldehyde dehydrogenase (NADP(+)) — translation MSSTAHPTDRSAETDQATMDGVLRAAGAAAPALAMIEPAGRADLLVAAADALDAAVDRLVEAADAETGLGTTRLSGEVGRTTGQLRLFASVLHDGAWLEATIDHADADLGRPDVRRQLEPLGPVAVFAASNFPFAFSVAGGDTASALAAGCPVVVKAHPGHPETSAVTAEVLDDALTRAGAPRGTFAMVSGVERGRDLVAHPAIRAVGFTGSVAGGRALFDLAVSRPDPIPFYGELGSLNPVVVTSGAAAARPEEIATGLVGSFTLGVGQFCTKPGVVLVPRGAGLEDAVAAAAAEAAGGRMLTGRIAEGFRDRLGALVDLDGVDVLTGPADQAGAAATPVVLVTDAARLVAEDLLAEECFGPVVVLVRYGEDELADTVAALPSSLTATLHLADDEVEDAGELLAALRDRAGRVIVNGWPTGVAVTWAMHHGGGWPATTNPLHTSVGTTAIRRFLRPVCYQDVPAALLPPALRDDNPLGIPRRVDGRLVL, via the coding sequence ATGTCCTCCACCGCCCACCCCACCGACCGCTCCGCCGAGACCGACCAGGCCACGATGGACGGGGTGCTGCGCGCCGCCGGCGCCGCCGCACCCGCCCTGGCCATGATCGAGCCGGCCGGCCGCGCCGACCTGCTGGTGGCGGCAGCCGACGCGCTGGATGCGGCGGTCGACCGGCTGGTCGAGGCAGCGGATGCCGAGACCGGCCTCGGCACCACCCGGCTGTCCGGTGAGGTCGGCCGCACGACCGGGCAGCTGCGCCTGTTCGCGTCGGTCCTCCACGACGGGGCGTGGCTCGAGGCGACCATCGACCACGCGGACGCCGACCTCGGCCGCCCCGACGTCCGCCGGCAGCTCGAGCCCCTCGGCCCGGTCGCGGTGTTCGCGGCCAGCAACTTCCCGTTCGCGTTCAGCGTGGCGGGCGGGGACACCGCGTCCGCGCTGGCCGCCGGCTGCCCGGTCGTCGTCAAGGCCCACCCCGGGCACCCCGAGACGTCGGCGGTGACCGCCGAGGTCCTCGACGATGCGCTGACCCGGGCGGGGGCGCCGCGGGGGACGTTCGCGATGGTCTCCGGCGTCGAGCGCGGCCGTGACCTCGTCGCCCACCCCGCCATCCGCGCGGTCGGGTTCACCGGCTCGGTCGCCGGCGGCCGTGCGCTGTTCGACCTCGCGGTGTCACGCCCGGACCCGATCCCGTTCTACGGCGAGCTGGGCAGCCTGAACCCGGTGGTGGTGACGTCCGGTGCCGCGGCCGCCCGCCCCGAGGAGATCGCGACGGGCCTGGTCGGGTCCTTCACGCTCGGCGTGGGCCAGTTCTGCACCAAGCCCGGTGTGGTGCTGGTCCCCCGCGGGGCGGGGCTCGAGGACGCCGTGGCCGCCGCGGCGGCGGAGGCCGCAGGCGGTCGGATGCTCACCGGTCGGATCGCCGAGGGGTTCCGGGACCGGCTCGGCGCGCTGGTCGACCTCGACGGGGTCGACGTGCTCACCGGTCCCGCGGACCAGGCGGGCGCTGCCGCCACGCCGGTGGTGCTGGTGACCGACGCAGCGCGGCTGGTGGCCGAGGACCTGCTGGCGGAGGAGTGCTTCGGACCGGTCGTCGTGCTGGTCCGCTACGGCGAGGACGAGCTGGCCGACACCGTCGCCGCCCTGCCGAGCAGCCTGACCGCGACGCTCCACCTGGCCGACGACGAGGTCGAGGACGCCGGCGAGCTGCTGGCCGCCCTGCGCGACCGCGCCGGCCGGGTGATCGTGAACGGCTGGCCGACCGGGGTGGCGGTGACCTGGGCGATGCACCACGGCGGCGGCTGGCCGGCGACCACGAACCCCCTCCACACGTCGGTGGGGACCACCGCGATCCGCCGCTTCCTCCGCCCCGTCTGCTACCAGGACGTCCCCGCGGCGCTGCTGCCGCCGGCGCTGCGGGACGACAACCCGCTCGGCATCCCCCGCCGGGTCGACGGGCGCCTCGTGCTGTAG